In the Sus scrofa isolate TJ Tabasco breed Duroc chromosome 6, Sscrofa11.1, whole genome shotgun sequence genome, one interval contains:
- the CTRC gene encoding chymotrypsin-C precursor (The RefSeq protein has 1 substitution compared to this genomic sequence) yields the protein MLGITVLAALLAYASSCGVPSFPPNLSARVVGGENAVPHSWPWQISLQYLSGDTWKHTCGGTLITSTHVLTAAHCISNSRTYRVALGKNNLEVEDEEGSLVVGVDSIFVHEKWNSLLIRNDIALIKLAEPVELSDTIQVSCLPEEGSLLPQDYPCYVTGWGRLWTNGPIAAELQQGLQPVVDHATCSQRDWWGSTVRDTMVCAGGDGVISACNGDSGGPLNCQAENGSWEVRGIVSFGSGLGCNTYKKPTVFTRVSAYIDWIDQKIQL from the exons CCTCCAGCTGCGGGGTCCCCAGCTTCCCGCCCAACCTATCAGCCCGGGTGGTGGGAGGAGAAAACGCCATTCCCCACAGCTGGCCCTGGCAG ATCTCCCTCCAGTACCTCAGCGGTGACACATGGAAGCACACCTGTGGCGGCACCTTAATCACCTCTACTCACGTCCTCACGGCTGCCCACTGCATCAG CAACTCCCGGACTTACCGCGTGGCCCTGGGGAAGAACAACCTGGAGGTGGAAGACGAGGAAGGCTCCTTGGTCGTGGGTGTGGATAGCATCTTTGTCCATGAGAAGTGGAACTCCTTGCTGATTCG CAATGACATTGCCCTTATCAAGCTGGCTGAGCCCGTGGAACTGAGTGACACTATCCAGGTGTCATGCCTGCCGGAGGAGGGCTCCTTGCTGCCTCAGGACTACCCCTGCTATGTCACTGGCTGGGGCCGCCTCTGGA CCAACGGCCCCATCGCCGCCGAGCTGCAGCAGGGCCTGCAGCCCGTGGTAGATCATGCCACCTGCTCCCAGAGAGACTGGTGGGGCAGCACAGTGAGGGACACCATGGTGTGTGCCGGGGGGGACGGCGTCATCTCAGCCTGCAAC GGGGACTCGGGCGGCCCACTGAACTGCCAGGCCGAGAACGGCTCCTGGGAGGTGCGGGGCATCGTCAGCTTCGGCTCCGGGTTGGGCTGCAACACCTACAAGAAGCCCACAGTCTTCACCCGCGTGTCCGCCTACATCGACTGGATCGACCAG AAAATCCAGCTGTGA